The following are from one region of the Tachysurus fulvidraco isolate hzauxx_2018 chromosome 24, HZAU_PFXX_2.0, whole genome shotgun sequence genome:
- the LOC113643953 gene encoding protein phosphatase 1 regulatory subunit 36, whose amino-acid sequence MNVMSDWLLLRYGISAIFVNNIGSYWKFSVTEEMSRLQKEMVSMPPAGKWTWNDEKQTLEFTCFNNSAGIKKKRKASKAPSYQELVREHLLKISKHKSSTKGGSSGLRKSVRLAELNAFKATAECSQERDSITIEDIKQVAVSVMQENEALPIPLCFMSVIQSKELDAFLAALLLYLQCYWQKKSLEDSSEALMVEQSVTQQQMTAEASVKLELAKKHLAVCYSSLVLGQSLSQQHHMACGRSRVSSTYSDRLLYECLYSFFCYVAWVTFGRRDLKGIQIEINRLLRPDTFNPALRAQRKEPEEEEEEEQETESQPKTIQSIRKSRHRPGLISTMTQCSPVMMSILPSTQEKATHLFQSSSIHKQQPDEIIDTDVLMEELSQQLATCSFGILGKPLSQLRHTPMMPHGATKEDDEADDEDNFDDDDDDDDDDENSLTVNSGRKTTFIPQRSRRTTAEQRSSMSRAHTVTSRATTEAPSSDTE is encoded by the exons ATGAACGTAatgtctgattggctgttgcTAAGATACGGGATTTCCGCCATCTTTGTAAACAACATTGGCTCGTATTGGAAGTTTAGTGTAACAGAGGAGATGTCAAGATTACAAAAGGAAATG GTGAGTATGCCTCCTGCTGGAAAATGGACCTGGAATGATGAAAAACAAACCCTGGAGTTTACTTG CTTTAACAATTCTGCCGGGattaaaaagaagagaaaagccTCAAAAGCTCCTTCCTACCAAGAGCTGGTCAGGGAACAtctattaaa AATTTCAAAGCACAAGTCTTCCACCAAAGGAGGGAGCTCTGGTCTGAGGAAGAGTGTGAGACTTGCTGAGCTGAACGCTTTCAAGGCCACTGCAGAATGCTCACAGGAAAGGGACTCGATCACTATTGAGGATATTAAAC aAGTGGCGGTCTCTGTAATGCAGGAGAATGAAGCCCTGCCCATTCCACTTTGCTTTATGTCTGTCATTCA GAGTAAGGAGCTGGATGCATTTCTGGCTGCTCTTTTGCTGTATCTGCAGTGCTATTGGCAGAAGAAGTCTCTGGAGGATAGTTCTGAGGCTCTCATGGT GGAGCAGAGCGTGACACAGCAGCAGATGACAGCAGAAGCAAGTGTTAAACTAGAGCTGGCCAAGAAGCACCTGGCCGTCTGTTACTCCAGTCTGGTGCTGGGGCAGAGTCTCTCCCAACAGCACCACATGGCTTGTGGCAG GAGCAGGGTGTCATCCACCTACAGTGACAGGCTTCTGTATGAG TGTCTGTATAGCTTCTTCTGCTATGTGGCTTGGGTCACCTTCGGAAGGCGTGATCTAAAAGGTATTCAGATTGAGATTAATCGCTTACTGCGACCTGACACATTCAACCCTGCCCTAAGGGCTCAAAGGAAAGAAccggaggaagaggaagaggaggaacaGGAGACAGAAAGTCAACCCAAGACCATCCAAAGCATTAG GAAGTCTCGGCATAGGCCTGGCCTAATCTCTACAATGACCCAGTGCTCACCTGTCATGATGTCCATCCTGCCTTCAACACAAGAAAAAGCAACTCATTTGTTTCAGAGCTCCAGCATCCACAAGCAGCAACCAGATGAGATCATAGACACAGATGTTTTGATGGAGGAGCTCAGCCAACAGCTGGCAACTTGCAG CTTTGGGATACTGGGAAAACCTCTGAGCCAGTTGAGACACACCCCAATGATGCCCCATGGAGCCACGAAGGAGGATGACGAGGCAGATGATGAAGAcaattttgatgatgatgatgatgatgatgatgatgatgaaaattcACTAACAGTTAATAGTGGTAGGAAGACCACCTTTATACCCCAGAGATCCCGTAGGACGACTGCAGAGCAGCGCAGCAGCATGAGTCGAGCTCACACCGTGACCTCGAGAGCCACCACAGAGGCACCGTCGTCAGATACAGAATGA
- the tpmt.1 gene encoding probable thiopurine S-methyltransferase, whose product MAAQIDRVMAISEWEDRWQEGRIGFHQPHIHQMLKDNLDKVLCARQQVRFFFPLCGKAVDMKWLADMGHVIVGVEISEKAIKQFFEEHSLEYKEEPVAAIPEAKVFRSSDGRISLYQCDLYKFSSAIEGQFGGIWDRGSLVAINPCDRQKYATLIRSLMDKDCRYLLDTLEYNPELYKGPPFFVPEETVKGLYGDSCDIKLLQSRDAFEERHKAWGIDSLLEKVFLLIPKAILN is encoded by the exons ATGGCAGCTCAAATAGACAGAGTCATGGCAATAAGTGAATGGGAGGATAGATGGCAGGAAGGAAGGATTGGTTTCCACCAACCTCACATTCACCA AATGCTGAAGGATAATCTAGATAAAGTCTTGTGTGCAAGGCAGCAGGTTCGGTTTTTCTTCCCTCTGTGTGGTAAGGCTGTAGACATGAAATG GCTGGCTGACATGGGTCACGTGATTGTCGGGGTTGAGATTTCAGAGAAAGCGATAAAGCAGTTTTTTGAAGAACACAGCCTGGAGTACAAAGAAGAGCCAGTGGCGGCTATACCTGAAGCGAAGGTGTTCAGG agTTCTGATGGAAGGATCTCACTCTATCAGTGTGATTTATACAAGTTCTCCAG TGCCATAGAGGGACAGTTTGGAGGGATTTGGGACCGGGGTTCTCTGGTGGCCATAAACCCATGTGACAGACAAAA GTATGCTACACTCATCAGGTCCTTGATGGACAAAGACTGCAGGTATTTATTGGACACACTGGAGTACAACCCTGAACTGTACAAAG GGCCACCATTTTTTGTGCCTGAAGAAACTGTGAAAGGTTTATACG gtgatTCTTGTGACATCAAGCTGTTGCAGAGTAGAGACGCCTTTGAAGAAAGACATAAAGCATGGGGAATAGACTCACTTCTAGAGAAGGTGTTCCTGCTGATTCCAAAAGCCATCTTGAACTAA